Proteins found in one Aneurinibacillus uraniidurans genomic segment:
- the trpB gene encoding tryptophan synthase subunit beta — protein sequence MSKVETKKGYFGEFGGSFVPEPLQAALDHLEVAFEKYKEDPEFIEELNYYLKEYVGRPNPLYYAERLTEKLGGAKIYLKREDLNHTGSHKINNVMGQVLLAKRMGAKRVIAETGAGQHGVATATACAMFGMECVVYMGAVDAKRQALNVFRMELLGAQVVAVQDGAQTLKEAVDAALTDYAQNYENTFYLLGSAVGPHPYPTIVRHFQSIIGQEVRAQHLEKEGRLPDYVVACVGGGSNAIGLFAPFFNDRDVKIVGVEPGGRGLSTGEHAAPLNTGEPGILHGFKCYMMKDENGEIASTHSVAAGLDYPGVGPEHSYYKAIGRADYVAIEDQEALDAFHTLSRTEGIIPAIESSHAVAYALKLAPTLSTEQTIVVNVSGRGDKDVQQVFDMMQQAKI from the coding sequence ATGAGCAAAGTTGAAACAAAAAAAGGGTATTTTGGGGAATTTGGCGGCAGCTTCGTACCGGAACCACTTCAAGCAGCGCTTGACCACTTGGAAGTTGCATTCGAGAAGTATAAGGAAGATCCGGAATTTATTGAAGAATTAAATTATTACCTGAAAGAATATGTAGGTCGTCCAAACCCGCTGTATTATGCGGAGCGCCTGACAGAGAAGCTTGGCGGCGCGAAAATTTATCTGAAGCGTGAGGATTTGAACCACACTGGCTCTCATAAGATTAATAATGTAATGGGCCAAGTTCTACTGGCTAAGCGGATGGGTGCAAAACGTGTAATCGCAGAGACCGGTGCTGGACAACATGGTGTAGCAACGGCTACTGCCTGCGCAATGTTTGGCATGGAATGTGTAGTATATATGGGAGCAGTTGATGCTAAAAGGCAGGCATTAAATGTATTTCGGATGGAGCTTCTCGGCGCGCAAGTTGTAGCGGTACAAGATGGAGCGCAGACATTGAAAGAGGCGGTCGATGCGGCCCTTACAGACTACGCACAAAACTATGAGAATACGTTCTATTTGCTTGGTTCTGCTGTCGGCCCACACCCGTACCCGACAATTGTGCGTCACTTTCAATCTATTATCGGCCAGGAAGTACGTGCACAGCATTTGGAGAAAGAAGGACGCCTACCAGATTATGTCGTAGCATGTGTTGGTGGCGGTAGCAATGCAATTGGACTGTTCGCGCCATTTTTTAATGACCGCGATGTTAAAATCGTGGGTGTAGAGCCTGGCGGGCGCGGATTATCTACGGGAGAGCATGCAGCTCCACTAAATACAGGAGAACCAGGAATCCTGCACGGCTTCAAATGCTATATGATGAAAGATGAGAACGGTGAGATTGCTTCTACTCATTCTGTTGCAGCTGGACTAGACTATCCGGGTGTCGGTCCGGAACATAGTTACTACAAAGCAATAGGTCGAGCTGATTATGTAGCCATTGAGGATCAGGAAGCGCTAGATGCTTTCCATACGCTTTCACGTACGGAGGGAATTATTCCGGCAATTGAAAGCTCACATGCGGTAGCTTATGCATTGAAGCTCGCACCGACGTTATCCACGGAACAGACGATTGTTGTCAATGTATCCGGGCGTGGCGATAAGGACGTACAGCAGGTGTTCGACATGATGCAACAAGCTAAAATATAG
- a CDS encoding DMT family transporter, whose translation MNARTFFTSRAGLASTAAFVCLLWGSAFPFIKLSYPLLDIRPGEMSEQILFAGYRFFLASLMLWFFLILTRRPLRITRAALPALLQIGLFQTTLQYVLFYIGLSYSTGIQGSIISGSATFFSILLAHYLYSNDRMNTRRIIGLTLGFAGVLLASGTTGTLTFSFGLGEFALLASAFCNAFGGILAKNRAASFDTVYLTTYQMMIGSLFLLGFGAMGAGVAPFHFNGQALVYLLYLSFLSAAGFSLWNTLLSYNKVGRVSMYFFLIPVFGVLLSALLLHETLHKIVFIALLLVTAGIYIVNREKS comes from the coding sequence ATGAACGCCCGCACATTTTTTACTTCACGAGCTGGACTCGCCAGCACCGCTGCTTTTGTCTGCCTGCTGTGGGGCAGCGCATTTCCCTTTATTAAGCTCAGCTACCCGCTGCTTGATATTCGGCCAGGCGAAATGTCCGAACAGATCTTGTTTGCCGGCTACCGCTTTTTTCTCGCTTCCCTTATGTTATGGTTCTTCCTGATTCTAACCAGGCGCCCTCTTCGCATTACACGTGCAGCGCTGCCTGCCCTGCTGCAAATCGGATTATTTCAAACGACCTTACAGTATGTACTATTCTATATCGGGCTCAGTTACAGCACCGGTATTCAAGGGTCAATTATTAGCGGTTCCGCTACGTTTTTCTCGATTTTGCTTGCCCACTATTTATATAGCAATGATCGGATGAACACGCGGCGTATTATCGGTCTCACGCTCGGTTTCGCAGGGGTACTGCTTGCAAGCGGCACAACAGGTACACTGACCTTCTCCTTTGGTCTGGGCGAGTTTGCTTTGCTCGCTTCTGCTTTTTGCAATGCATTCGGTGGCATTCTGGCTAAAAATCGGGCCGCATCGTTTGACACCGTATATTTGACTACCTATCAGATGATGATTGGCTCGCTCTTTCTACTTGGATTCGGAGCAATGGGGGCAGGAGTTGCTCCATTCCATTTCAATGGACAGGCACTTGTATACTTACTTTATTTGTCGTTCCTATCGGCAGCAGGATTTTCACTCTGGAATACACTGCTTTCCTATAATAAGGTCGGACGCGTATCCATGTATTTTTTCTTAATTCCGGTATTTGGGGTACTGCTATCAGCACTTTTGCTGCACGAAACCCTGCATAAAATTGTTTTCATCGCCCTTTTATTAGTCACAGCCGGAATTTACATTGTTAATCGTGAAAAAAGTTGA
- a CDS encoding histidine phosphatase family protein: MDIHSSTHIYLIRHGETDWNVGRRIQGHSDIPLNQAGREQALCLAERLQHIPIDRICVSDLQRAVETARPLATRLGLSIHCFREFRERHYGEWEGKHYEEVQAEIPDVNTWTEQNRRYNIETFLSMQQRGMSCLQSILEENTSKHLAVISHGGMLNALLHYMSSGKYGTGKTKWANTALAHVEYRVDAWIVHTINDGSHL; encoded by the coding sequence ATGGACATTCATTCAAGTACGCACATTTATCTCATCCGACATGGAGAAACAGATTGGAATGTAGGACGTCGTATTCAGGGACATAGTGATATCCCACTTAATCAGGCAGGTAGAGAACAGGCGCTTTGCCTAGCAGAACGTCTGCAGCATATTCCAATTGATCGAATTTGCGTGAGTGACCTGCAGCGTGCAGTTGAGACAGCACGTCCACTCGCAACACGTCTGGGCTTGTCTATTCATTGCTTTCGTGAGTTTCGTGAACGACATTACGGAGAGTGGGAAGGGAAGCATTATGAGGAAGTGCAGGCAGAGATACCGGATGTAAATACATGGACGGAACAGAATCGTCGCTACAATATTGAGACATTTCTATCCATGCAGCAGCGGGGGATGAGCTGTCTGCAATCCATTCTTGAGGAGAATACCTCTAAACATCTTGCTGTGATTAGTCACGGAGGGATGCTTAATGCTTTGCTCCATTATATGAGTAGCGGGAAATACGGAACCGGAAAAACGAAATGGGCGAATACGGCACTTGCTCATGTAGAGTATCGAGTAGATGCCTGGATCGTGCATACGATTAATGATGGAAGTCATTTATAG
- a CDS encoding sensor histidine kinase: MNEKVCKRSKDCRDLTVTVHTFIETQEEVRTRLSHELHNGVGQALYSIVLGLQIIKENDLDTQTAKHLADMRGVANKALHAVKDIVFELRPLMLDDLGIIPAVRSYIEMAREKYEREIDLKVIGEAKRYSTKIETMLYRICQDVVVLSIGCSRIKRLSFQFHIYEDSIQLDITAMGCSVSRLYGQESEKISYVFGAIDIRTRQVNGSMNIHADADNWTKLSITIPLPDLNREGE, from the coding sequence ATGAACGAGAAAGTATGTAAGCGAAGTAAGGACTGTCGGGATCTTACTGTTACCGTACATACATTCATAGAAACACAAGAAGAAGTACGGACGCGTCTTTCGCATGAGCTTCATAACGGCGTCGGTCAGGCGCTGTACAGCATTGTGCTCGGTCTGCAAATCATTAAAGAGAACGATCTGGATACACAGACAGCAAAGCACCTAGCAGACATGCGAGGGGTTGCTAACAAAGCGCTTCATGCAGTAAAGGACATCGTATTCGAGCTTCGGCCTCTTATGCTTGATGATCTTGGTATCATTCCGGCTGTTCGTTCTTATATAGAGATGGCAAGAGAGAAGTATGAGAGGGAAATTGATCTTAAAGTAATCGGAGAAGCGAAGCGCTACAGTACAAAGATTGAAACGATGCTATATCGGATCTGCCAGGATGTTGTTGTACTTAGCATTGGTTGTTCACGAATCAAGCGTCTGTCCTTTCAGTTCCATATCTATGAAGACTCTATACAGCTTGACATTACGGCCATGGGGTGCTCTGTTTCGCGTCTGTATGGGCAGGAGAGCGAGAAAATTTCGTATGTATTTGGAGCGATAGACATTCGGACTAGACAAGTGAATGGGTCGATGAATATTCATGCGGATGCAGATAACTGGACTAAGCTTTCGATCACCATTCCGCTACCTGATCTAAACAGAGAAGGAGAATGA
- a CDS encoding HD domain-containing phosphohydrolase, which yields MRAPVLYKEASILIVSVNGEKWKQLLGSYGYERIITIHDTNILVELPNSCPDLLLLDIQTKWAGHTVWLSRIYNCYPDEYIPVIMAGEEKDEPYCLEALDKGVRDFIRMPIQEKDAMLRIRNALEIRWLNRAVQMQKRELEMCTHNMYKSQCELVRLLGNAAEYRDNDTGLHVTRMSRYTSCLGAAAGLPAIECELLLQASSLHDIGKIGIPDSILLKKGALTAEEWKIMQTHTIIGARILEGSSYRLLQLAETIALTHHEKWDGSGYPNRLKGDEIPLVGQLTAIGDVFDALTSDRPYKKAWTVQEARAEIIRGSGTHFNPDLVALFVDTFDELVSIKEQYNECLVTKVASV from the coding sequence GTGAGGGCACCAGTATTATACAAGGAGGCTTCCATTCTGATTGTAAGTGTGAATGGAGAGAAGTGGAAGCAGTTGCTAGGTAGTTATGGATATGAGCGTATCATAACGATACATGATACTAACATACTAGTAGAACTCCCCAACTCTTGCCCGGATCTTCTGCTGCTAGATATACAGACAAAATGGGCTGGACATACAGTTTGGCTTTCTCGTATATACAATTGCTATCCAGATGAATATATCCCGGTCATTATGGCTGGAGAAGAGAAGGATGAACCGTATTGTTTAGAGGCGCTTGATAAAGGAGTCAGAGACTTCATTCGTATGCCAATACAAGAAAAAGATGCGATGCTGCGCATTCGAAATGCGTTAGAGATACGCTGGTTAAACCGGGCAGTTCAGATGCAAAAACGAGAGCTTGAAATGTGCACGCATAACATGTATAAGAGTCAGTGTGAACTAGTACGTCTTCTCGGAAACGCAGCTGAATACCGTGATAATGACACCGGACTCCATGTGACACGTATGAGCCGATATACAAGCTGTCTTGGAGCGGCAGCTGGACTTCCGGCAATTGAATGCGAACTTCTACTTCAGGCGAGCAGCCTCCATGACATTGGCAAGATCGGCATTCCAGATTCTATTCTGCTAAAAAAAGGAGCGTTGACTGCGGAAGAATGGAAGATCATGCAGACGCATACGATCATTGGAGCACGCATTTTGGAGGGAAGCTCGTATCGTTTGTTGCAGCTGGCTGAAACAATTGCACTCACGCATCATGAGAAGTGGGATGGAAGTGGATACCCCAATCGATTAAAAGGGGATGAAATCCCATTGGTTGGGCAGTTAACAGCGATTGGTGATGTGTTTGATGCTTTAACATCTGATAGGCCATATAAAAAGGCGTGGACCGTACAGGAAGCGCGGGCTGAAATTATTAGAGGAAGTGGCACACACTTTAATCCAGATTTAGTCGCCCTTTTTGTGGATACATTTGACGAACTTGTTTCGATTAAAGAGCAGTATAACGAATGTTTGGTCACAAAGGTGGCTTCTGTATAA
- a CDS encoding TVP38/TMEM64 family protein — MKRIIFSVLFLAIMIYFVMQTEFGQLVRTGNVEQVAEYIQSYGWIAFLIAILAVVIQTFFPIVPFVLLAGANVMAFGLWTGFMVNWVGAVAAALANFFLARYAARDWAEKKIGHHSFLKNLNRHAEKRGFLIILLARWVPVLPSSVINTAAGISKVPTIWFVLATLIGKVPAVLFESFLGHYLMNWEHHKGKLTIIIIGLVLFVLGLHYLKKKKEPTLLS, encoded by the coding sequence TTGAAGCGTATTATTTTTTCTGTCCTTTTTTTGGCTATCATGATTTATTTTGTCATGCAGACAGAGTTTGGACAGCTCGTACGTACAGGAAATGTAGAGCAAGTAGCTGAGTATATTCAATCGTACGGCTGGATCGCGTTTTTGATTGCGATTCTTGCGGTTGTTATCCAGACTTTTTTTCCGATCGTTCCTTTTGTGCTATTAGCTGGTGCGAATGTCATGGCGTTCGGACTGTGGACGGGATTTATGGTGAATTGGGTAGGAGCGGTTGCTGCTGCGTTGGCCAACTTTTTTCTGGCTCGTTATGCTGCACGTGACTGGGCTGAGAAGAAAATCGGCCATCACTCTTTTCTAAAAAACTTGAACCGCCACGCAGAAAAACGTGGATTTTTAATTATTCTTCTGGCACGCTGGGTCCCGGTGCTTCCTTCCAGTGTTATTAATACGGCGGCTGGAATTTCCAAGGTTCCGACTATCTGGTTTGTGTTAGCTACTCTGATTGGGAAAGTCCCGGCTGTACTCTTTGAATCATTTCTTGGTCATTATTTAATGAATTGGGAGCACCATAAAGGAAAGTTGACGATCATTATCATCGGCTTGGTTCTGTTTGTCCTTGGACTTCATTACCTAAAAAAGAAGAAAGAACCAACCTTGCTGTCATAG
- a CDS encoding MerR family transcriptional regulator — protein sequence MEYKIEDVARKTGLTKRALRYYEELGLITPSTRSDGGYRMYTDADIDQIIHVKNLRDLLGVSLSEIKEHVDLEQQVATLRTVYFSAKDQQKVEESLCLLTQLETTIHKQQILLQHKIESMKQILETYEEKLTRIHVKKQELEALTRRE from the coding sequence ATGGAATATAAAATTGAAGATGTAGCACGCAAAACCGGATTGACCAAACGCGCTCTTCGCTACTACGAAGAGCTTGGTCTTATTACCCCATCTACCCGAAGCGATGGAGGCTACCGGATGTACACCGATGCAGATATCGATCAGATTATACATGTAAAAAATTTACGTGATCTGCTGGGCGTGTCGCTATCAGAAATTAAAGAACATGTCGATCTTGAACAGCAGGTGGCCACCCTGCGAACCGTTTATTTCAGCGCAAAAGATCAGCAAAAGGTAGAAGAGTCCCTATGTTTGCTAACACAATTAGAAACAACGATTCATAAACAGCAGATTTTGTTACAACATAAAATAGAAAGTATGAAGCAAATTTTAGAGACTTATGAAGAAAAATTGACACGGATTCATGTAAAAAAGCAGGAGCTAGAAGCTCTTACACGGAGGGAATAG
- a CDS encoding sensor domain-containing diguanylate cyclase translates to MNNDLVYVEDKQVIADSFYARYLMEVFRYSQTFLSTSSFPADVGWLFVVDEMGRTVAGRRIGDPLCSLEKSYPVLAAEPYIAEQDGNYTICVPVLENVWFPGYIGATFSQEVDSKCGFSFVQGTASLFRMVQEQYVAKSISACLKAVNETLHLDRIMEIISERLAASLDQTECWAMVYDAEQDISPHWTVSKKRIRRWDRHMIRDIHTVYTQVTHLFTNKRTQLTNENSNIRTLFDNPDAFEESYVISPLRYGEKIIGVIAVLRSKAQPISEREKLFVERFAKDLSLAVYNAMMYMRLERDEQKRTLLFEVTKKIHSSINVEDVLEAVIKNTKKLYPKMQVDLWLSHDTFSKLPVKQFTFDVNDVSSRAFMEGRTMLVQSKGDRALTLASPLRGKQGVYGVIELYTKESLSLHPGEIEYITMLADTAGSAFENAQLYQQSQNLIKELLLIDEMTSQLNKNIRLDDLLASIIHKLTETFRAEHCCILSRVDDSPQFIIQASTDKKEDNVLEITENSRLRDLLLNKESLLLADASGMEEIVSVFACRSLMAVPFIDNNKVEGAIVLTDSQPNRYTFDDFKRLQMLARHVKVAVTNASLHAEVERMVITDNLTGLYSRKYLYDVISQSYQRDACGALILLDVDHFKNVNDTYGHQVGDEILIQVSDILNKSIRLSDVAARWGGEEMAVYLPCVGDDIARQVAERLRINVMNETAPKVTISGGIAVWSRDNNELAVEVLFQKADEALYRAKRSGRNRMCEAD, encoded by the coding sequence GTGAATAATGACCTTGTGTATGTTGAAGATAAGCAGGTTATAGCAGATTCATTTTATGCCAGATACCTGATGGAGGTATTTCGGTACAGTCAGACGTTTCTCTCTACTTCATCGTTTCCGGCTGATGTAGGCTGGTTGTTTGTAGTAGATGAGATGGGACGTACTGTTGCAGGGCGCAGAATCGGCGATCCACTCTGTTCGTTAGAGAAATCGTATCCGGTTTTAGCAGCGGAACCTTATATTGCGGAGCAGGATGGGAACTATACAATCTGTGTTCCGGTTCTAGAAAATGTATGGTTTCCGGGCTATATCGGGGCGACTTTTTCTCAGGAGGTTGACTCAAAATGTGGGTTTTCATTTGTACAGGGGACTGCTTCGTTATTTCGTATGGTGCAAGAACAATACGTAGCTAAGAGCATTTCTGCTTGTTTAAAAGCAGTGAATGAGACGCTGCATCTGGACCGGATTATGGAAATTATTTCAGAAAGACTTGCTGCAAGCCTGGATCAGACAGAGTGCTGGGCAATGGTATATGATGCTGAGCAAGATATATCACCGCACTGGACCGTCAGTAAAAAGAGAATTCGCCGTTGGGATCGTCATATGATTCGGGATATTCATACTGTGTATACACAGGTGACACATTTATTTACAAATAAGCGAACGCAGCTCACGAATGAAAATTCGAATATTCGAACTCTTTTTGATAATCCCGATGCTTTTGAAGAAAGCTATGTGATTTCTCCGCTCCGGTATGGGGAGAAAATTATTGGTGTAATTGCTGTCCTTCGTTCGAAAGCACAGCCGATTTCAGAGCGAGAGAAGCTGTTTGTAGAGCGCTTCGCTAAAGATTTGAGTCTAGCTGTGTACAATGCCATGATGTATATGCGCCTCGAAAGAGATGAACAAAAGCGCACACTGCTGTTTGAAGTAACGAAAAAAATCCATTCTTCTATTAATGTAGAGGATGTGCTTGAAGCTGTAATTAAAAATACAAAAAAGCTGTATCCGAAAATGCAGGTCGATTTATGGCTGTCACACGATACATTTTCCAAGCTTCCTGTTAAGCAATTTACATTTGATGTAAATGATGTCAGTTCACGGGCTTTTATGGAGGGGCGGACGATGCTTGTGCAGTCAAAGGGAGATCGAGCACTGACACTAGCTTCTCCACTACGGGGTAAACAGGGAGTATACGGGGTTATTGAGCTGTACACGAAAGAATCGCTGTCCCTTCATCCAGGGGAAATTGAATATATCACGATGCTTGCGGATACGGCGGGAAGTGCGTTTGAGAATGCGCAGCTATACCAGCAGTCGCAAAACCTTATTAAAGAACTCCTGCTAATTGATGAAATGACCAGCCAACTTAACAAAAACATTCGGCTAGATGATTTGCTTGCTTCCATTATTCATAAACTCACAGAGACGTTTCGTGCTGAACACTGTTGTATTCTATCCCGCGTCGATGATAGTCCTCAATTTATTATTCAGGCTTCAACCGATAAGAAAGAGGATAACGTTCTCGAAATTACAGAAAACAGTCGTCTGCGCGACCTGCTTCTCAATAAAGAGTCTCTTCTGCTCGCTGATGCTAGTGGTATGGAGGAAATTGTATCGGTATTTGCCTGTCGGTCCCTTATGGCGGTTCCTTTCATTGATAACAATAAGGTAGAAGGGGCAATTGTGCTTACGGACTCGCAGCCAAATCGCTATACTTTTGATGACTTTAAACGCCTGCAGATGCTTGCACGTCATGTTAAAGTTGCTGTAACGAACGCATCTCTTCATGCGGAAGTTGAGCGTATGGTGATCACAGATAATTTGACAGGCTTATACAGTCGTAAATACTTGTATGATGTTATTAGTCAATCGTATCAGCGGGATGCTTGCGGAGCTTTAATTTTGCTTGATGTCGACCATTTCAAAAATGTCAATGATACATATGGTCATCAGGTAGGCGATGAGATTCTTATTCAGGTATCAGATATATTGAACAAGTCAATTCGTCTGTCCGATGTAGCAGCTCGTTGGGGCGGGGAAGAAATGGCGGTATATTTGCCGTGTGTTGGAGATGATATCGCCAGACAGGTTGCAGAGCGTCTGCGTATAAATGTCATGAATGAGACGGCACCAAAAGTTACGATTTCAGGTGGTATTGCGGTCTGGTCGCGTGATAATAATGAGCTTGCTGTAGAAGTGCTATTTCAGAAAGCTGATGAAGCATTATACCGTGCAAAACGCAGCGGTCGCAATCGTATGTGTGAAGCAGATTAA
- a CDS encoding MBL fold metallo-hydrolase, whose product MSIIPSILECLTVPTPFNVGPIHIFWLKGEDGWTLVDTGPKTSDALSGIERFMQTHKFGFEDIARIVLTHQHVDHSGLAAVIAEKSGASILAHEGAVPYIERDSAFMNWHHEFFHRLYRENGVPEEMLSTVERFQEMMDMYADPAFVHGTLADGDELPGHPGWKVVYTPGHTQNHIALYCEEDGLMLSGDFLIQEISSNAFIEPALTREEERPKPLLVYRDTLCRIASMPIQRMLSAHGSEINDPKGLIQLRLQRQEERATRIAALLEEGPLTAFELSARLFPKVYKKEMPLTFSETLGHLDLLERTERVQRIVCDGIVRYQCQNK is encoded by the coding sequence ATGAGTATTATACCTAGCATTCTTGAGTGTCTTACAGTTCCAACACCATTCAACGTAGGTCCGATTCATATCTTTTGGCTGAAAGGAGAAGATGGTTGGACTCTTGTAGATACTGGCCCGAAAACCTCAGATGCTCTAAGTGGTATAGAAAGATTTATGCAGACACATAAGTTTGGTTTTGAGGACATTGCTCGTATTGTATTGACTCATCAGCATGTAGACCATAGCGGACTGGCTGCGGTCATTGCCGAAAAATCAGGAGCTTCCATTTTAGCACATGAAGGTGCTGTTCCTTATATAGAACGAGATTCGGCCTTTATGAATTGGCATCATGAATTTTTTCACCGGTTGTATCGGGAGAATGGGGTACCAGAGGAGATGCTGTCTACTGTGGAGCGTTTTCAAGAGATGATGGATATGTATGCTGACCCTGCTTTTGTACATGGAACGCTTGCAGATGGAGATGAGCTCCCGGGACATCCTGGCTGGAAGGTTGTGTATACACCCGGACATACACAAAATCATATTGCTTTGTATTGTGAGGAAGACGGTCTCATGCTGTCAGGAGATTTTTTAATTCAAGAAATTTCATCGAATGCCTTTATTGAGCCAGCACTAACCCGAGAAGAAGAACGTCCCAAACCGCTGCTGGTGTATCGTGACACGCTTTGTCGCATCGCATCCATGCCGATACAGCGGATGCTATCAGCGCATGGAAGTGAGATTAACGATCCTAAAGGACTGATTCAACTCCGTCTGCAGCGTCAGGAGGAACGAGCTACTCGCATTGCAGCGCTTTTAGAAGAGGGCCCGCTGACGGCTTTTGAACTGTCGGCGCGTCTATTTCCAAAAGTGTATAAAAAAGAGATGCCGCTCACATTTTCTGAGACACTTGGTCATTTGGATTTGCTAGAGAGAACTGAGAGAGTGCAGCGTATTGTATGTGATGGAATCGTTCGCTATCAATGCCAGAATAAATAA
- a CDS encoding MFS transporter, producing MQVQQPSSSSRSMYITIFSTFLAFMGMGVVDPILPVIGEEIGALPWQVEMLFTAYIFTMAFTMIPAGISAGHFGEKRIMVIGMTIVSLFSLLCALSHTIPELSWFRAGWGFGNALFFATAMPLLIKLSPNAGRAVGFFEAAVGLGMAAGPLVGGLLGQMNWRYPFAITSLLVFFAFLLTTFFVKPLPRPADKKVHGFAELTHLLKYRPFLIVALSGMLYYFGFFTVLAYSPLMLHLSVVQLGLVFFGWGLLLAYGSAKLAHKVEEHVSPRTALAYSIGAFALILLGIFVIPNHVVQTALIVVSGLACGMCNALFTAYSMEISPYERSITSSAFNFMRWLGAAVAPVASGLIANQIGLVYPYVIAFVLAVAALVPFLIREKRTVQA from the coding sequence ATGCAAGTACAACAACCAAGTTCGTCCTCTCGTTCCATGTATATCACGATATTTTCAACGTTTCTTGCTTTTATGGGAATGGGCGTCGTCGATCCCATTTTACCGGTCATCGGTGAAGAAATCGGTGCTCTGCCATGGCAAGTAGAAATGCTATTTACCGCCTATATTTTCACAATGGCCTTCACCATGATTCCAGCCGGAATTTCGGCCGGGCACTTTGGGGAAAAACGCATTATGGTCATCGGCATGACGATTGTTTCTTTATTCTCCTTACTCTGTGCCCTGTCACATACTATTCCAGAACTATCGTGGTTCCGGGCAGGCTGGGGTTTTGGGAACGCCCTGTTTTTTGCTACCGCGATGCCCCTGCTCATCAAGCTGTCGCCTAATGCTGGACGAGCGGTTGGTTTTTTTGAGGCAGCAGTCGGCCTTGGAATGGCAGCTGGCCCGCTTGTCGGGGGACTGCTAGGCCAGATGAACTGGCGCTATCCGTTTGCCATTACCAGTCTGCTTGTATTTTTTGCTTTCCTGCTCACGACATTTTTTGTTAAACCACTCCCGCGTCCAGCTGACAAGAAAGTTCATGGATTTGCCGAATTGACACATCTGCTCAAATATCGACCTTTCCTTATTGTGGCGCTATCCGGGATGTTGTATTACTTCGGATTCTTCACCGTGCTTGCTTACTCGCCACTTATGCTTCATCTTTCTGTTGTGCAGCTTGGTCTTGTATTTTTTGGATGGGGTCTTCTGCTTGCCTATGGCTCTGCGAAGCTCGCACATAAGGTAGAAGAACATGTTTCACCACGCACAGCACTTGCTTACTCTATAGGAGCCTTTGCTCTTATTTTACTCGGTATTTTCGTTATTCCGAATCATGTCGTTCAAACTGCACTCATCGTTGTATCCGGGCTTGCCTGCGGAATGTGTAATGCTCTATTTACTGCCTACAGTATGGAAATTTCACCGTATGAACGCAGTATTACATCAAGTGCCTTCAACTTCATGCGCTGGCTCGGTGCCGCGGTTGCGCCGGTGGCTTCTGGCCTTATCGCTAATCAGATCGGCCTAGTATATCCATATGTCATCGCTTTTGTTCTTGCGGTTGCCGCTCTTGTTCCATTCCTTATCCGAGAAAAAAGAACCGTACAAGCATAA
- the rpsD gene encoding 30S ribosomal protein S4: MARYTGPRHKLARRLGISLDGTGKDIKRNFPPGQHGHARRKMSEYALQLTEKQKLRHMFGMMEKQFRRTFDDAGRMQGVHGENFMKLLESRLDNLVYRLGFATTRPAARQLTTHGHITVNGKKVNIPSYRVKPGDVIGLREKSRNLTIVKEAIEARVFLPNFLSFDEAKVEGTFTRLPDREEMPAEINEKLIVEYYSR; encoded by the coding sequence ATGGCACGTTATACTGGCCCACGCCACAAACTGGCTCGTCGTCTGGGTATCTCCCTCGACGGTACAGGCAAAGACATCAAACGCAACTTCCCACCGGGACAACACGGACATGCTCGCCGTAAAATGAGCGAATATGCGCTGCAGCTTACTGAAAAGCAAAAACTGCGCCACATGTTCGGCATGATGGAAAAACAATTCCGCAGAACTTTTGACGATGCAGGTAGAATGCAAGGCGTACACGGCGAGAACTTCATGAAGCTTCTCGAATCCCGTCTTGACAACCTCGTATACCGTCTTGGTTTCGCGACAACTCGTCCGGCTGCTCGTCAGCTGACTACACACGGTCACATCACTGTAAACGGCAAGAAAGTAAACATCCCTTCTTACCGTGTAAAACCAGGCGATGTAATCGGCCTGCGTGAAAAAAGCCGTAACCTGACAATCGTAAAAGAAGCTATTGAAGCTCGTGTATTCCTGCCGAACTTCTTAAGCTTTGATGAAGCAAAAGTCGAAGGTACATTCACTCGTCTTCCAGACCGTGAAGAAATGCCGGCTGAAATCAACGAAAAACTGATCGTTGAGTACTATTCTCGTTAA